TTGGACTAAAGAACAGTGTAAGTCTTATATTAAGAGGATTAGCTTACAGTGTCCCCACACATTTTTGGGTGATGATCCGAGATTGTTGTTGGCCAAAGAGTCTCGACATACCAAAATCTGCAATTTTTGGCAGCATATTGTTATCCATCAATATATTCTGTGGTGTAAGGTCCAAATGAACAATATTGCATTCCTTGTGAAGGTAATGCAGACCGAAGCAAATTCTCCTGATTATTTCAAATCTCTTGTGCCACTCGAGTCCACATGATTCAGCTGTAGGAACAGATGAATAAACAGATGTGTGAGATGATCCAGCTTATGTTTATGGTATGGTAACACAAAGTTGAAGGTGAATGCTACATATGACAGCATTACTGTACCAGAAATATATGCATCAAGGCTCTTGTTATTTAGATACTCAAAGCAGATCAGCCCGTCCCGTGTCGTATTTCAGCCATGACATACTTTTACGTCTGCTTGGACAGCTTCCCACTGTGATTCAGCACAATAGCCTAGGAGTTGTACTATATTTTCATGCTTCAACCCGATAAGATAAGTAACTTCATTATGGTACCGATCATCATCTAGTTGCACCTCATAAAGTTTCTTCACAGCAATCGCCTTCCTGCTCTGAAGAATGCCCTGTTCAGAGTCGCACTCTCAGTACTGACCATTTGCTATCATTATTGGCTATTTGCTAAACTGAACATACTGCAAAAGTGGACTTTTGGGTGGTTTGAGAAATAGGCATATATGTACCTTGTATACCGCTCCAAAACCGCCTCTTCCAAGTTCTTGCTCCTTGGAGAAATCGCACGTGATATATTTCAGAAAGTCCAGTGGCAGATGCATGGGCGTCGCACATGGATCCTCCAGCTTCTTCTCCAAAATACCAAAATCCACAGAATTCGGGGATAAAGCATTCTTCCTAGTTCTACGTTGAAATAATCTGCAGGTTTAGAAGCAGAAAAGATCATGCTTTACTTTCCCATGAACATGAGGAGGTCCTGGcccagattaaaaaaaaaaagaactttgcTTAAGACTTACCGGTTGCAACGCTTCCGACGGCGGCAAAGGTGATCGATgaaggctttttcttttttgttttgagttgagttgagtCGGCACTATTCGTTGGGAGCTACTTTTGTGACTCTATTGTTGTTCCCAGTTTGGaatctctcttctttttaatataatcggcagctctctcGTTTCAAAAAGATCTGAGAAATTCCCAGCCAGACCCAAGCAATCATTCACGGTCAAGCAAGTCTGCAACTTGAAAGGGATGGGACATGACGACCCACGCCACGCAGTGTAGTAGTATATCACTGATTGCTTCATACCTCATCCTGTACACCATCACCTGGATCAACGCCACATGCCACCCCCTTTACCTATCTCAAAGCGACTCATTTACCGTCGAGCCAGGCGGTTGGTGTTTGGTCGCCTCTTCGTTCGCATGTGGTCGCGTTCGATGGGGTCCAGAACTGCAGGTCCCTGTAGCTGACAGAGTACCTCAAAACCACCTAACCACTCATTCCACCAATCCATAGTATTATTGCAACATTGACACCCGGGAGCAAATTGGCCACATGGCACCGACTGCTCTcaaggaaaagaaacaaaactaCAATGAAAGGGATTTTACTATCGAAACACAAAAGCTAAACAGCTATATAATGTTTACAATCACATAATTGTATCTGAAAATGATTTCAGAATACATAAGTTTAAATCATGAGTTCGGAGAAATGCATCCATACAAATGCCTGGTGTATATACTACCATTttgtaaagaaaaaaatgaataatACAAAAGAAATCCACCATCACCAACATGCTGTGCATGCTGTTTTCTAACACATTCAAACATTGAATCTGGACACATGACTGGAAGCATATGTTGTACTGTCTTGTCTATCTTGGAATTGTAGCATCCAATAGCTCATCACAGTTTTTTTTAGTCAATTATGGATGACAATAATTTTGtataacacccccccccccccaaaattTTCTCCTGTAGTCCAAGTGATCATGTCGCATGTCCGGGACTAAAGTGGATTGTGTCACAATAAGCAAAAACTGCATCGTTGAGATGATGTAATCATCCCTGCAGATGACCATACAACTAGTGAAATGATCCATTCACGCACACGATAAGTATATCTTCGACATGGCCTGGAGACACCACGGGTTGTGGGAACTCAACAGTTCATAGATCAAGCGGGCAGCAAATTCATGCCAAATATGGTGGAAATATGACCAACAGTTGAATGTGAATGAGGTTGGCTTACAATGTAGTGAAGAAGGCGGGGAAgcggacgccggcggcgtggagggcGACAAGGAGATGCCACGGGAGCGGTGAGGGCTGGGTGAGGAAGGcgaaggcgagggcgtgggggaGGTGCGGCGAGGAGAGGTCGGCGGGGACGGAGACGGggatgggaggaggaggtgcgtgGAGAGGAAGGGGTGCTCCGGGGTGGATGTGGAGGTTGGGGGCAGGTGGTGGTCGCCGCCGGGCGGGGaaaacgcggcggcggcggcggcattggggaggaccggaggaagaagaatgaCAGGAGGCTTGCTTTGCTTGGATGGATGGTACAGATTCCTTAGTGGGCCTTTATGAAGGCCCATAACGGCATGCCAAAAGGAAAACTCGTAATTGCTGAACAGAGTTTTGTTGCAGCCTGCCCACACACATAACGAACGATTGTACCCAATTTTTTGGGTGAACATGACAATTGAATTACTCTCTCAAGCTGCATATTGAATCCATCAACTaatacatttttatttttactcATAATTCTCCATATCAAGGGACAATCACACAACATCTCACATTTGTCCAGCCGGTCAACATCGCATTCAGATCTTCTAAGAGAGTGTTTGGTTcatcgagctaaagtttagtccgtatcacatcgaatattcggaggctaattaggaggactaaatatgaattaattataaaactaattgcacaaatggaggctaaacggtgagatgaatctattaagcctaattaatccatcattagcaaatgtttaccgTAGCAGAatattgttaaatcatggactaattaggcttaatagattcgtctcaccgtttagcctccatctgtgtaatgggttttgtaaatagtctatatttaatactcctaattagtatttaaacattcgatgtgataagtgctaaaaataagcaacggGAACCAAACGGgatctaagggggtgtttgtttctttagcacctcctaaaattcctgtcatatcgaatgtttagatactaattaggagtattaaacataggctaattacaaaactaattgcacagatggagactaatttgcgagacgaatctattaagtctaattagtccatgatttgacaatgtgatggtAGAGTAatcatgtgctaatgatggattaattaggcttaatagattcatctcgtgaattagccttcatctgtgtaattagttttataattagctcatgtttagtcctcctaattagcctcgaaatattcgatgtgacataaattttagtcaggactaaagatccaaacaccctctaagtaGCAGGCGACCAATGAGTTCGCCAAGATTTTTGATGAATGATGTTCCTCATGGTTCTCCAGCGTTACCTTTTTCTCATCATCGCCATGAACTCAATGTAGTCAATTTGCCCATCCTGAAGTGAAAACCACGTAGGTTATCCGGAGATGTGCCGTTGTTAATTTGTTTTACTTGCCCTTTGGGCTCGCTCCGTCAATTGTTCAGGCTCCTCAGAAATCTCAATCCCATCCTCGTTAATAACTTGCTCATCCCCGGTGACCTTATTAGTTTGTCTGGTTTCAGTACCATTTTGCTGCAATGCTTGAGGACTATTGTTCCCAGATGCATTATCATCCTCATGCCAGAGGCTACTCTTCTCGATGCCGCAGTGCCAAAGCAATACCCATATGAGGGTTATGAACTCCCCTCCGGATTGGAGGTCCCACACGTGTGCTTCTGCATTCCAACTGGGAGCAATGTGCGCAAGTAAATCTACCCAAACTCCTGCCAGAATCTCCCAACGGTTTTGCTCATCCTCCTCGTCAATCAGCTCCATTGCTAGCATAGCACCCTGCTGCACAATGTTCATGTTCAGCTTCCCACTCTCACTGTCCTGCGCTACATTCCTCGCGGTTGCCATCAGTGTCTCATACCTAGTCAGGGTTGAGTCACAATCCTTGAGTGCCTCACAAGCATGTTTTATGGTTTTGTCAAGAACCAGTTTGGGTGTAAGAAAACCATCTGGCAAAAATTTAGACCGAAAAACCAGCAGGTAGGCACAGTACCGAGACAAGCTGCTGGCAGTGCGATAGTTAGTCCTGAGTTGGCCTCGTACATGGATACTGTCATCAACAAGGAACGAAGAGCTGCGACCCAGTTTTCTTCCCAAATATGACCAGATGGATCCCAGGAAGCTGGGATCCCTCAAGTCAATGTTCCTGTCTTTCGCAAGCTTGACCTCACAAAGGCTGGTTGCGATGTGCCACACTAGAATGACTTGAGAGCAAGTGGGCAGTTCAATACATGCCCACTGGTACCGGACAAACCTATTGTTATTGGGTGGGTTCCTAAGTGTCGGAATATCTCTGCGCAGCGGTTGCCTGGTGAGGCCTTGTCTGCGGAGCCCCTGCAGGATCGCAGGCTTTACACATTCAGGGATCCTGATGGCAGCACCAGGTTTTCTTCCATTGAGAATATGTGGAGCCACTCCCAGGGTAATAATGTGGGCCAGTTTCCAGACCGTCGGCTTGTAAGTACATGACTGCAAGAACTCATACTGGTCGATGCGTCCATGCCATGTATCGGAAATTTTGGAGGCGAAGAATGAACTTATCAGATGTTCTATGAGACTAGTGCTCGCAGTCGCAGTACGCCAGCATTGGCTCTGCACATACTTGCACACGAGGAGTAATCTCGTCCAGTTGGAGAGCAGGTATGTCACCATCTCCCAGACCTCCTTGAACACCATGAGTATCAGGAACACCCATGTGGTTACGACACCGACATCAAATCCACCAACCCGGAGCCGGGTTATGCGGCCTTTCTCATTGTCATAGCTACTGCAGGCACTCACGACCAGCCAGACAATGACAGGGATAGTTGCCATGGACTGGATGAGGAtcagggagagagaaagaagccCTCGCCAGAAGACCATAGGGTAGAAGGTGAAGTAGTAGTCTATGGTGAATGCAAGTTCCAGCTCCAAGATTCTGAATGATCGCCCTGCTGCTCTTGCTGCCTCTGCATGTTGATCACCAATGATCTGAGAAATGATTAGATTCCGTGTCCTGGAGATGCTTCCCGGGTGTAGTGGCACATCCTCAAGCCTACAGCGAAGTAGCCTTGACAATGCGAAGGCCAGGCTGAGGTCCTTGTACGTGCTACttctggagctggagctcaAAAGTGGCCCGGAGGAATTCCAAATCTTGTCCAGTGTGATCAGTGAGTCTGGATGATGGCTCATATCAAGATGTAGGACATACTGAGGCTTCTTGATCTTAAGCTTCCCCTTGTACTCTCCATAAACCAGATACCTTTGAAAGTGGTTGAATTCGTTTCTCCGGTCATCATGGTCACCCTCAGTCATGCGCCGCAGGTACTCCGGGAGGAACTCTGAGCTCCGTCCATGCCACAAGGATTTGAGAGCCCTGTTACGTGCCAAGTACCGGTATGTGCTCCGCAGTTGCAGGATGACCAAGAACCACCAATGTGGATTAGTGAAGATCCCCATGTCCAAGTTAAGCATGGCCCCTGCCGCGATGAACTTTATCACATCTGGCAGCACCATCAGCGATGGCCGCTCACTGTCATCCATGATGCTGTGCCTGGAGAGATAGCCCAGGCTACGGTGGAAGCTTACAAGCAAAATGCCCCAGAAAGCAAACAGCGGATTCTCGGAACATGCGGACTGCATGGCTCCCAATAGATACACCAGTATCTGATTAGACATGCCGTCAACGATCTCCATGATGGCTGATAAGGTCGAGCTGCGAGACCGGAAGCGGTAGATGTCCATGATGAACGTCGCAAGGAACATAACTGTGACAAGTGCCACTAAGAACTCGATGCGGATCAAGACATAGATCTTTGTTTTCAGAACGATGAATAAGGATGCAATTGCAGCGCCAACATCCAACATGTTGTAGTAAACTTCTGTCTTTTAATTTTTGTCCTGCTGGTGAAGTGTTCAGAGTGAGCAAGTtttaataaaaagaataaaattagTGTTCAGAGTGACATAGAGGCACGTTTATCATTACTAATTTATTCACCAtgtatacatattttttttgctgTAAGAATAATCTATTTGGGTATTAAGCTATTTTGTTCACCTTTGTAAACTAATTTGTTTGCGgtattaaattatttttctattttgcgTGTGGAACCATATTCTTTTTATAGACTAATTTATTTGTGATGCTAaattatttgtttgtttttagATACTAAGTTGTTTGGTGATGTTTTGTTTGTGATGTCCAGCTTCTATTTTTATCCTGTACAACCAAATGTCCACgttgttcaacatttttttaacagAATATCATTATTTTATTCATCATGTTTAATCTTCATGTGAAACCAACATTTGTTCGTAGTAGTAAGAACAAGTATTCTAtattaaaatattttaaaaaaaatatcatccaAATATAGTCAAATGGGGTATAAGAAATCCAATGGTGAAAttagaatttaattttgatgctcGGGTAAGAATTACTTTTTTAAACTCTAAACTTGCACGTAGGATGATGTCATCCGcttttgtttctctttttcacCGATCGGAAACAATCTAAACAAACATACGGGTTAATGAAGCATATTTGGATAATGCTTGAAACAAGCAGCGAACCagaggaagacgaaggccaacggaTCCAAGAAGGGTTAAGGACGATCGGCCTATAGGGGCCCATGCTGATCGGCCTAGAGTTCTCTCGTGCTCATTTTTGGCGAGTGAtactccaagatgacttaagggctaagtttgtgaagatatggtaCAGATCGGTTCGGGATCGAagaggatcaagcggagattaggaaagttatcaaagatcaatcccATCCCGAAGCTATCGATGTGCCAACCCCACATGCATGTAAAAAGAAGACTCTAGAGCATCGAAGAAGTAGATGAAAGGAGGCGTGAGcgggcaaaaggaaggcccaggctgatcggcctggaccctctaggctgatcggcctggggtgtTCCTTCACTCGATCGCCTTCCAATTTATGCCACACGCTCTCCAAATTATAAATACCCTGAAAATCCAATGAGCATCATATTGAAGATGACATATTCGACGTGAAGTagcagagaagaagaaggagcttgagggacaccacttTGGAGAGCTGATGATTCTGTGAGGAAGATCCATGccggagttctggagctaggatcaTCAAGATTAAGGTAAGATTccagtggtgatcttgtgatgtaaaatcattcatggtgaagttaATAGATCTGTTCTTATTCTTAGcaatctaagtatctccttctatggttttatgctaTTTcgagtttgcttgcttttcaatctatgatcgatGATAGATAACTTAGGATGTTTATGTAGTtgtggtgaccagatttgcatgcctaatctaccgatgagtataacatATTCTTGTGATCGTGCTCTTAATTACCTATActgatagagaggatcgtgacaggatctttcttgtgtaagatgGGTGTTTTCGGGAGCCAAACcgaaggtgtagatttaaagatgcttttactaagatcatatctattttgctatccatgctcagaattacaacatatgcatagtctaggttagTTAtctctgctctatctgttatctgtctgtacatgcttagtagattggatctaaatGTCTCATCAACATCAAGTTCATACTAATAATGGTATTTGAACTAGATCTTGATCTTATACTATAAGTTTCACGGATTAATAAACTTTAGTCTTCCGAGAGAAAAGTTATAACTGGTCCGTACGGCCGTCAACGGTAAGCAAATGATAGTGTAGCAAGTGACAGTGTGGATTTTGTCACCTTCTAGCGATAGCTAGACGCACCCATCGTGAACCACGACGAGGCGGCCTAGGCCGGTTGTGCGCGGCCAATAGGCGAAGGCCGCGAGTGTTGGCTCAAATATGGCTCCACTTGGCTCTGGCGTTGGACGTGTGAAAAAACTGGCCATTGGATTGTGTCTTGGTTGGAGGTGTTTTTCCCAATTTGTTCCCAAAACTGAGTTTTAGGTATAATGTTGGACACTTTTAGAGATGATTTTACATCCTAGGCACTTTTAGAGATGACACGCCCCTGTTTGTTCACACAAGCGGGTCTTCAACATTCTTACTTCCACGCTGGTCCGTTTGTGTTGAAAAATGTGTATAATGCTGTAACTTCCGTTCTACCGGTAAACAACTGATGTTGTAAGCCTGTAACTAGAGTGAATAGTATGCGGATGCTCTTGTTGAGATTAGATGTTCGTGTGTTTGTTTGATTAACACCGACACCGTACCTCGAGAGGAAGTTGCCAGGGAACTCCGCTTGATGGAGATCGAGAGCGTCGACAACGCTGTGAACAACAGGAAGGCTGGAAGGGAATGCAGCGCATCAATCAATAACTCAATCAGACAAGACATATACATATGTAATCAACGGAGTAATAACTAGCTGTTCACCTTAAAAAACCAAATGTCGTTGGAGCGGACGtccgcggcgacgacgacggtgcgACCCCTGCCGGCCGGCTGCCACTGGACACCGCCTTAGTTGTGGTGTGCTGGTGTCACCACAGCAGGCGgttggcctcctcctcctcctcttgctgctgctgcagctaaGCAGGAGGAGCAGCGAAGAAAGCAGCTCGATGCGCCGGCAGTGGTGCCAACACTACTGGTGCCGGCTTcactaaaaaaaaaagagaaggaattgCCGGGGCCCACGGGTGGCGCTGGCGCATCGGCCACAGGATCGATCCGTGTGTCTCCAATGTGACGTTTCAACGGAGGCACCTGAAACTTTCGGTCGGACCTAGGCATACGGTCGATGCCTCTCCTTCTACAAAGAAGTCTTGCAGGGAAAGTTCAGGGGTATttgatacgagatgctaaactttagtagggtcacattgctggatatataagcacaaaacggcaaaaggaagctGCGCCCCCGCAAGGTGAGGGGCCGGATTTCGGCgaaccattcacgcaggtgccgcgcgcccttcgcccggcccggcccggcccggcgaggcgaggcgtggcgaggcgagcgagcgcgcgcatGTGGAGCTTTTCttccctccccacacacatagcttggaggagtggagacaacttccatatttaagttggtcatccctcccctccactagcaatgtgggactaaagacttgcactcCACCttttgcccacatgggcctttgagatttaattgaaattctgaaattactaatgggctaggcccattatttcaacacatatcggatgttcggatgctaattaggaagattaaacatgagctaattataaaactaactgcagaacccctatactaattcacgagacgaatctattaaacctaattaatccatcattagcaaatggttattgtagcatcatattgtcaaatcatggactaattaggcttaatagattcgtctcgcgaattagactccacctgtgcaattagttttgtaattagactatatttaatactcctaattagcatccaaatatccgatatgacaggtgctccaaacaccccctaagttacGTATTTAGTACTAGTTCATCAACCcatgctcccgcacgggctaatacttttaacatatatatatattataagtTCTTGCTTAATTTTATTAGGGTGAACTATGAATCAAAAttgcttttgtttttctttcttgtaCCTGTTGATTTCTTATACTTATGGCATCATAAGAGGGGTCATACAATCTTGCAGCAGAGACGGTATATAATTTAATAATATACCATATATTTATGAGCATCGGATGTCATAATTGAGGAGCGAGAGATCAGTACATttttaagggcctgtttggatacacactcataatctttaggacttcacttttagtccacttttaggacgtgtgcatccaaacatatgtcataaaagtgcattcataatgtttaggagtgttgttttcattaggaggaccaaaccatcataatgggtcatttttctcctaaaagtggtccccaacccaTCCTTTATCCctgttgcccctccccttctctctccacggcgCTAGAAACAGAGCAGGGGTGgagtaattaggggtacaaaagtcatttcccctctaacatcctaaagattatgattccatccaaacagcccactcataaattttaggattacCAATTTCTAGCTCATAACTTTATGagtgtcctaaagtttatgagggtgtatccaaatagGCCCTAAGATTGCAACCAAATCACTATGTTTCATGTTTGCGTTCCTATTTAGTAGATATCTAAAGTTTGTGTTATGATATACAAACAACGATCATATGTAAGACATATTTTGTAGGAGGATTCAATAGGAATAAAAGATTCCATAGGAATAACAGTTTGAGAAGCAGCAGGTAAAAACAAAAACTTATGATATGATTAGTTGGCGTCACATACGCCCTAAAAAACCCTAATTTTATAATATAAATCAAAGAAATTTAATAGACAATACTTGGCCGCGCGTTGATATCTTTCTCACGTGTTCTTTGAAACACATCAGCCTGATATCGCTTCTAGCGTAACCAGTTGATCTAAAGCTTCCCTGCAACCCCTTCGATCTATGGCCATTGTATCTCATCCCTAGACCTTGAACCATAGCCTTCCTAAATTTAGGTTAGAatatatttggtagttgtagtTATACGTATCGTAGACTGCCATATATATCCGAGGAAGTTTTGCTCCCCAAATCTTGTACTCA
This genomic window from Setaria viridis chromosome 8, Setaria_viridis_v4.0, whole genome shotgun sequence contains:
- the LOC140220036 gene encoding uncharacterized protein, giving the protein MLDVGAAIASLFIVLKTKIYVLIRIEFLVALVTVMFLATFIMDIYRFRSRSSTLSAIMEIVDGMSNQILVYLLGAMQSACSENPLFAFWGILLVSFHRSLGYLSRHSIMDDSERPSLMVLPDVIKFIAAGAMLNLDMGIFTNPHWWFLVILQLRSTYRYLARNRALKSLWHGRSSEFLPEYLRRMTEGDHDDRRNEFNHFQRYLVYGEYKGKLKIKKPQYVLHLDMSHHPDSLITLDKIWNSSGPLLSSSSRSSTYKDLSLAFALSRLLRCRLEDVPLHPGSISRTRNLIISQIIGDQHAEAARAAGRSFRILELELAFTIDYYFTFYPMVFWRGLLSLSLILIQSMATIPVIVWLVVSACSSYDNEKGRITRLRVGGFDVGVVTTWVFLILMVFKEVWEMVTYLLSNWTRLLLVCKYVQSQCWRTATASTSLIEHLISSFFASKISDTWHGRIDQYEFLQSCTYKPTVWKLAHIITLGVAPHILNGRKPGAAIRIPECVKPAILQGLRRQGLTRQPLRRDIPTLRNPPNNNRFVRYQWACIELPTCSQVILVWHIATSLCEVKLAKDRNIDLRDPSFLGSIWSYLGRKLGRSSSFLVDDSIHVRGQLRTNYRTASSLSRYCAYLLVFRSKFLPDGFLTPKLVLDKTIKHACEALKDCDSTLTRYETLMATARNVAQDSESGKLNMNIVQQGAMLAMELIDEEDEQNRWEILAGVWVDLLAHIAPSWNAEAHVWDLQSGGEFITLIWVLLWHCGIEKSSLWHEDDNASGNNSPQALQQNGTETRQTNKVTGDEQVINEDGIEISEEPEQLTERAQRASKTN